The Xanthomonas sontii genomic sequence GCGCCGCTGTCGCGCAACTGGCTGACCGCCTCGCGCACATCGGTCAGCAGCAGCTTGGCCAGGGTATGCGCCTGCTGCACGTGCTCCTGCGCGCGGCCCTCGGTGATGTGGCCGGCCACTTCCAGGTTCAGGCTGAGCGCGGTCAGGTGGTGGCCGAGCAGGTCGTGCAGTTCGCGCGAGATCCGCGTGCGCTCGTTGACCCGGGCACTTTCGGCCAGCAGCGCGCGGGTGGCGCGCAACTCGGCGTTGAGCTGGCGCTGCTCCTCGCGCGCCTGGGTCTGCTGGCGCGCGACCAGGCTGGTGACGAAGATGAACATGGAGAAGCCGCCGTACAGCAGCGACTGCATCAGCGCCTCGAACGGCGGGAAGCCGATGGTCAGGTACACCGGCAGCACCGCCAGCTGGCTCAGCAGCAGCCAGGCCACGCCGGCGCGCACCGGCAGCAGCCAGGGGATCACCCCGGCCGCGACCATCATCAGGATGCTGCCCAGCCCCGAGCGGTGCAGGTAGCCGACCGCCAGCGCGCAGATGGTCAGCAGCACCAGCATGCCGCGGTCGTACCAACGCACGCCGTCGCCGCTGTGCAGGCGCCGGGTCAGCAGGAAATAGACCACGCCGAAGCCCAGGTAGCTGGTCAGCAGCAGCCACACCTCGCCGCTGGGCATCCGTCCCGATTCCTCGACCGGCTCCCAGTACAGGTACAGCAACGGCATGCAGATGACGGCCCAGGTGAACAGGCCGGCATAGCGCAGGACGCGGGTATGGCTGAGATATCCCAACATGCAGCCATCTTAGGATGAACGGCGCGCATTGCACTCCCACGGAAGTCATGCCGGGGCGGCTCGCCGCCCCGGGTCGCGCGTGCGATAATCCGCCCCTGCGGTCCGCACGGGGCCGCGCGCGCATCAGCAATGGAGTCTCAATGTCGATCGTCATCCGCGACGTGCGCGAGCACGAGCTCGATTCGGTCCTGGCCCTGAACAACAACGCCGGACTGGCGATCCTGCCGCTGGATTCGGCCAAGCTGCACC encodes the following:
- a CDS encoding sensor histidine kinase, with the protein product MLGYLSHTRVLRYAGLFTWAVICMPLLYLYWEPVEESGRMPSGEVWLLLTSYLGFGVVYFLLTRRLHSGDGVRWYDRGMLVLLTICALAVGYLHRSGLGSILMMVAAGVIPWLLPVRAGVAWLLLSQLAVLPVYLTIGFPPFEALMQSLLYGGFSMFIFVTSLVARQQTQAREEQRQLNAELRATRALLAESARVNERTRISRELHDLLGHHLTALSLNLEVAGHITEGRAQEHVQQAHTLAKLLLTDVREAVSQLRDSGAIDLAAALRPLAERVPSLQIHLQVEEPLTVEDPERAHVLLRCTQEIITNAVRHAQADNLWIEVRRDGPQVVIQARDDGRGCETLAPGNGLRGMRERLSQYGGSLDVVAAPGAGFRLRAAVPGAATLLPPAVPQGVL